A portion of the Lasioglossum baleicum unplaced genomic scaffold, iyLasBale1 scaffold1731, whole genome shotgun sequence genome contains these proteins:
- the LOC143220920 gene encoding mitochondrial import receptor subunit TOM70-like: MPYVLQISAVPGFVTIDKIKRKIQTVVKIYNKEFSKNDGASGASMTGPLPKWQLALAVAAPVALGLGYMYYKNNSKPSSEPSRGKSKNNLKKNGAPSTDKQISIDIDCPPKSTTEPETPLEKAQRLKAEGNELFKIGKYDEAISHYNNAIKVCPIENTEALATFYQNRAAAYEQLKKYSSVKADCTKALELNPRYAKALLRRARAMEHCNELKSAFEDFTAACFLENFTNQSAMMMADKVLKQLSRQRAAQYLATKELVMPSKHYIKTYITTFYNDPIFSLLQNTDYSNISPGFAKVLQCVQEHQYDDVIPYCTEELNSSNPDTLPHKMEILLLRATFYLLLGKHDDAFLDFHTIITNNDVSIPLKVYALIRRSTLFMQIENPDMCFCDLKVAAELDPECGDVYHHRGHANLLLEKVHEAREDFKKATALNPNFGVVYVQKCYTDYRYGMVERSSEIIEKAMKDFEVAFEKFPDCPECYSMYAQILMELQEYQKADTYFAKAIEKDPNNATIYVHRGLLHLQWDANINKAVEYINTALKIDDKCQYGYETLATIEAQRGNIEEAIKLFDKALTLSRTLMELTHIFSLKDATKTRLTIKEKLNSDIMLNFRNI; encoded by the exons ATGCCTTATGTATTACAAATTTCAGCCGTACCAGGATTTGTGACTATCGATAAAATCAAGCGCAAAATTCAGACGGTGGTGAAAATAT ATAATAAAGAATTCTCAAAAAATGACGGAGCAAGTGGCGCGAGCATGACCGGTCCACTACCAAAATGGCAACTTGCTTTGGCTGTTGCAGCACCGGTTGCTTTAGGTCTTGGTTATATGTACTATAAAAACAATTCTAAACCGTCTTCAGAACCTAGTCGTGGTAaatcaaaaaataatttaaaaaaaaatggcgCACCAAGCACTGATAAACAAATATCAATCGATATCGATTGTCCACCAAAAAGCACGACCGAACCAGAG ACTCCATTGGAAAAAGCTCAAAGATTAAAAGCTGAGGGAAATGAACTATTTAAAATAGGAAAATATGATGAGGCAATAAGTCACTACAATAATGCAATTAAAGTATGTCCAATAGAAAATACAGAAGCTCTTGCTACTTTTTATCAGAACAGAGCTGCTGCCTATGAACAACTG AAAAAGTATAGTAGTGTGAAAGCAGATTGTACAAAGGCCTTAGAATTAAACCCAAGGTATGCAAAAGCATTATTGCGTCGAGCAAGAGCAATGGAACATTGTAATGAATTAAAATCAGCTTTTGAGGATTTCACTGCTGCTTGCTTTCTGGAAAACTTTACTAATCAAAGTGCAATGATGATGGCAGATAAGGTTTTAAAACAATTAA gTAGGCAGCGTGCAGCACAATATCTTGCAACTAAAGAATTAGTTATGCCTAGTAAACATTACATCAAAACATACATTACTACTTTTTATAATGATCCTATTTTTTCCTTACTACAGAATACTGATTATAGTAATATATCTCC GGGTTTCGCAAAAGTTTTACAGTGTGTGCAGGAACATCAATATGATGATGTAATACCATACTGTACTGAAGAACTCAATAGTTCTAATCCAGATACACTGCCACACAAAATGGAAATATTACTCTTACGAGCtacattttatcttttattaggGAAGCATGATGATGCATTCTTAGACTTTCACACTATTATAACTAATAATGATGTTTCAATACCCCTGAAAGTGTATGCTTTGATAAGAAGATCTACCTTATTTATGCAAATAGAAAATCCAGATATGTGTTTTTGTGATCTTAAAGTGGCTGCTGAACTTGATCCCGAGTGTGGCGATGTTTATCATCATAGAGGACAT GCAAATTTACTTTTGGAAAAAGTACATGAAGCCAGAGAAGATTTTAAAAAAGCCACTGCACTCAACCCCAATTTTGGAGTAGTATATGTACAGAAGTGTTATACAGATTATCGTTATGGTATGGTGGAAAGAAGCTCAGAAATAATAGAGAAAGCCATGAAAGATTTTGAAGTTGCCTTCGAAAAATTCCCAGACTGTCCAGAATGTTACTCTATGTATGCACAg ATATTAATGGAACTACAAGAGTATCAGAAGGCAGACACTTATTTTGCTAAAGcaattgaaaaagatccaaataATGCTACAATCTATGTACATAGAGGTTTATTACATCTACAATGGGATGCTAATATTAACAAAGCTGTTGAATACATTAATACAGCTTTGAAAATAGATGATAAGTGTCAATATGGATATGAAACTTTAGCAACTATTGAAGCTCAAAG AGGAAACATAGAAGAAGCGATAAAACTGTTTGACAAGGCCTTAACGTTAAGTCGCACACTTATGGAACTTACACATATTTTCAGTTTGAAAGATGCTACAAAAACGCGACTTACAATAAAAGAGAAATTAAATTCAGATATAATGTTGAATTTtcggaatatttaa
- the LOC143220923 gene encoding LOW QUALITY PROTEIN: beta-1,4-mannosyl-glycoprotein 4-beta-N-acetylglucosaminyltransferase-like (The sequence of the model RefSeq protein was modified relative to this genomic sequence to represent the inferred CDS: inserted 2 bases in 2 codons) gives MQPRLDGKLALLYTLLVLQVLIVMIYVATTPPPELTVSTTHTSVTFVKFEEPQKLKIQQAIHKKFPIYQTINEEIVLNEIKTFTLFEMYNHTICWKHGVDNQKMRNNEDLXKCICIHGWHGSDCGQPEVVWRAIMASKQNVKLKHRKIARRIIYTFFVQEHNSAIAEVIVEELYNVVDLFVICDFSTAEDNFHHKLLKGLLQQKQKKILYINIATKIHKPSRIVSKYIWERLKTVVRNXKDDDIYITTEPEQILNSRALMFLKVYNGWPQPIGFRLRWSVYGFFWQHPLKTTISVGACTIGLMREAYQSNSIMLEQLEGDLSERDSLGLVIGDLNHYGGWYCYLCQAPANIITSLHNKVKSKEIQIEKTIDVPFIEDLIGSGLWLDGKTNLLRVSKSRDLYFAPEIILNNTWKYDWLVENFYAKLDYY, from the exons ATGCAGCCCCGCCTAGATGGGAAACTGGCCTTACTATATACATTATTAGTCCTGCAAGTCCTAATTGTTATGATTTATGTTGCTACAACTCCACCTCCTGAATTAACTGTATCTACAACTCATACCTCTGTTACATTTGTCAAATTTGAAGAACCACAG aaattgaaaattcaacaAGCTATTCATAAAAAGTTTCCCATCTACCAGACAATCAATGAGGAGATAGTACTAAATGAGATCAAGACTTTCACTCTATTTGAAATGTATAATCATACTATCTGTTGGAAACATGGAGTGgataatcaaaaaatgagaaATAACGAAGATC CAAAATGCATTTGTATTCATGGGTGGCATGGCTCAGACTGTGGACAACCAGAAGTAGTGTGGAGAGCAATTATGGCATCAAAGCAAAATGTTAAACTGAAACACCGTAAAATAGCTAGAcgtattatttatacattttttgtacAAGAACATAACTCAGCAATTGCAGAGGTGATAGTAGAAGAACTATATAACGTAGTAGATCTTTTTGTAATCTGTGATTTCAGTACTGCAGAGGATAATTTTCATCATAAATTACTCAAGGGTTTATTACAACAAAAACAgaagaaaattttatatattaatatagcaACAAAAATCCACAAACCATCGAGAATAGTATCTAAATACATTTGGGAAAGACTAAAGACTGTAGTACGAA TTAAGGATGATGATATTTATATAACGACTGAACCAGaacaaatattaaactccagggCATTAATGTTCCTCAAGGTGTATAATGGATGGCCACAACCTATTGGTTTTAGATTAAGATGGTCTGTTTATGGATTTTTCTGGCAACATCCACTTAAGACAACAATATCAGTTGGTGCATGTACAATTGGATTAATGCGCGAAGCTTATCAATCAAATTCTATCATGTTAGAACAACTAGAAGGAGATTTAAGTGAAAGAGATAGCTTAGGCCTAGTGATAGGTGATTTAAATCACTATGGAGGATGGTATTGTTACTTGTGTCAAGCACCTGCAAATATTATAACTAGTTTACATAATAAAGTTAAATCCAAAGAAATTCAAATAGAAAAAACTATCGATGTACCATTCATTGAGGATCTAATAGGAAGTGGACTGTGGTTAGATGGGAAAACTAATCTCCTAAGAGTATCCAAATCACGGGACCTCTATTTTGCGCCTGAAATAATACTTAATAATACATGGAAGTATGACTGGCTAGTAGAGAATTTTTACGCTAAATTAGATTATTATTGA
- the LOC143220917 gene encoding UDP-N-acetylglucosamine--dolichyl-phosphate N-acetylglucosaminephosphotransferase-like yields MFNVKYNNNTWKFIFPILINFAMSIFVYFLTIRLIPRIKDMFIKANLYGIDMNKKSGDKVPEALGVVTGCLLLITLFLFIPVPFTNYLFNDINFPHNEFMEFLAALLSICCMLLLGFADDVLDLRWRHKLLLPTIASLPLLMVYYINFNSTLIIVPKPLRPWFGFSMDLWIFYYLYMGMLAVFCTNAINILAGINGLEVGQSLVISISILLFNVIELSGDLWKAHQFSLYFMLPYTATSLGLLKFNWYPAQVFVGDTFCYLSGMTFAVVGIIGHFSKTTLLFFIPQIINFLYSIPQLFHFIPCPRHRLPKYNKKTDKLEVSTIVFNKKDISSIGKIITWVFKKLNIIKWQEDDKGVVICNNFTLINFVLIKTGPVKEPTLTLILLSIQVISSSLAFIIRYPLASIFYEF; encoded by the exons ATGTTCAACGTGAAATATAACAACAACActtggaaatttatttttccaattttaattaatttcgcgATGTCGATTTTTGTGTATTTTTTAACAATACGTTTAATTCCGAGGATAAAAGATATGTTTATTAAAGCTAACCTATACGGCAttgatatgaataagaagagtgGTGATAAAGT GCCTGAGGCTTTAGGTGTTGTCACTGGATGTCTTTTACTTATAACACTCTTCCTATTTATTCCTGTACcatttacaaattatttatttaatgacataAATTTCCCTCATAATGAG TTTATGGAGTTTTTGGCAGCTTTACTCTCAATTTGTTGTATGTTACTTTTGGGTTTTGCTGACGATGTTTTGGATCTTCGTTGGCGGCACAAATTATTGTTACCAACTATTGCTTCTTTACCACTTTTAATGGTGTACtatattaattttaactctACACTAATTATTGTGCCAAAACCCTTAAGACCATGGTTTGGTTTCTCTATGGATCTTTGGATATTTTATTATCTGTATATGGGGATGCTAGCAGTATTTTGCACAAATGCTATCAATATATTAGCTGGTATAAATGGTTTAGAAGTTGGACAAAGTTTAGTGATCTCAATAAGCATTCTTTTGTTTAATGTAATAGAGTTATCAGGGGATCTTTGGAAAGCACATCAATTCTCATTATATTTCATGCTTCCATATACAGCTACATCATTgggtttattaaaatttaattg GTATCCAGCCCAGGTATTTGTGGGTGATACTTTTTGTTATTTATCTGGAATGACATTTGCTGTTGTTGGTATTATTGGACATTTCAGTAAAACAACATTACTATTTTTCATTccacaaataattaattttctttatagtATTCcacaattatttcattttataccATGTCCTAGACATAGATTACCAAA atataataaaaaaactgaTAAATTAGAAGTTAGTACtatagtatttaataaaaaagatatCAGCAGTATAg GTAAAATTATAACATGGGtatttaagaaattaaatataataaaatggcAAGAAGATGACAAAGGTGTTGTTATTTGCAACAATTTcacattaattaattttgtactTATTAAAACTGGACCGGTGAAAGAACCTACACTTACATTGATTTTATTATCAATTCAG GTTATTAGCAGCTCATTAGCATTTATCATAAGATATCCTCTCGCTTCAATCTTCtatgaattttaa
- the LOC143220922 gene encoding E3 ubiquitin-protein ligase RNF14-like — protein MDSEKQKDEIIALESIYNSEEFSYRKENDQYQCTFMIFLNLPVDYHVMYKDFRQMDEPKQKIKISHLPPLALHVFLPENYPSESPPKFTLYSSWLYLSHLTKLCKRLDKLWEENKGQEILFTWVAFLQDETLEFLDIQNNLNMSRAYTRYIQTNKIYHADKEYAVDSAKNNTKKKEVNARYLSKKNLVKKCHDRRAVLDCPIGKNPIQTLIDYSEKRNQIEFKKNFYTCKICFVDKLGEHCTQFLPCGHVFCKDCITGYLEVRIKDANVQNIYCPEEKCTSEATPAQIKDLVSSELFTKYDSILLSVTLDTMGDIMYCPRRNCQYPVSCEPNEQMANCPVCQYAFCVYCKMVYHGIEPCKIYSAEIQKVVAEYQEASDDRKLQMEQRYGKKQLQTLIENAMSENWIKSNSQKCPKCQAAIEKSDGCNKMVCWRCNTFFCWLCNTILDRDKPYGHFQDISSKCYNMLYYGIPIEDDDEEDGVYIYNLHYPNYESEDEDFFEEM, from the exons atggaTAGTGAAAAACAAAAAGATGAAATCATTGCATTGGAAAGCATTTACAATTCAGAAGAATTTTCATATCGCAAAGAGAACGATCAGTACCAATGTACTTTCATGATATTTCTAAATTTACCTGTAGATTACCATGTAATGTACAAGGATTTCAGACAAATGGATGAACCTAAACAGAAGATTAAGATATCTCATTTACCACCATTAGCACTTCATGTCTTTTTACCAGAAAATTATCCCTCCGAGTCACCACCTAAATTTACTTTATATTCATCTTGGTTATACCTTTCACATTTAACTAAACTATGTAAAAGATTAGACAAATTAtgggaggaaaacaaaggtcaAGAGATATTGTTTACATGGGTGGCTTTTTTACAAGATGAAACTTTGGAATTTTTGGATATACAAAATAATCTTAACATGAGCCGTGCTTACACACGTTATAttcaaacaaataaaatatatcaCGCAGACAAAGAATATGCTGTTGACAGTGCAAAGAATAATACAAAGAAAAAGGAAGTTAATGCTAGGTATTtaagtaaaaaaaatttagtgAAGAAATGCCATGATAGAAGAGCTGTTCTAGATTGTCCTATTGGCAAAAACCCTATTCAAACATTAATTGATTACAGTGAGAAACGTAATCAGATTGAATTCAAAAAAAACTTTtatacttgtaagatttgttttgtagacaaattagGAGAACATTGTACACAATTTTTACCTTGTGGTCACGTATTTTGTAAAGATTGCATAACTGGTTACTTAGAAGTAAGAATTAAAGATGCTAatgtacaaaatatttattgtcCAGAAGAGAAATGTACATCTGAAGCAACTCCTGCTCAG ATAAAGGACTTGGTAAGTTcagaattatttacaaaatatgACTCTATACTTTTGAGTGTCACATTAGATACTATGGGAGACATAATGTATTGTCCAAGACGTAATTGTCAATATCCAGTTAGTTGTGAACCAAATGAACAAATGGCAAACTGCCCAGTATGTCAATATGCATTTTGTGTTTATTGCAAAATGGTATATCATGGCATAGAACCATGCAAGATTTATTCAG CTGAAATACAGAAAGTGGTAGCTGAATATCAAGAAGCTTCTGATGATAGAAAACTACAAATGGAACAACGTTATGGTAAAAAGCAACTCCAAACTTTGATAGAAAATGCTATGTCTGAAAATTGGATTAAAAGTAATAGTCAGAAATGCCCTAAATGTCAAGCTGCCATTGAG AAATCAGATGGTTGTAACAAAATGGTATGTTGGCGATGCAATACATTTTTTTGCTGGTTATGCAATACTATTCTCGATCGTGATAAACCATACGGACATTTTCAAGATATTAGTTCGAAATGTTATAACATGTTATATTATGGCATACCAATTGAAGATGACGATGAGGAAGACggtgtttatatttataacctGCATTATCCAAATTATGAATCCGAGGACGAAGACTTCTTCGAGGAAatgtaa
- the LOC143220924 gene encoding coiled-coil and C2 domain-containing protein 2A-like, with amino-acid sequence MSNEDIDFIKGYVRFNEQEFKKEENLSLCYAYPIIDEVSDVNVLTNDIKNPRKLNEEDTLVEDGLYASDNPLVYNDIELSEFNNIKVLEYDSKHKFSGKLLEIVIREVNINTLTDQVDSIEITSVCLLFKKKVICKANSPFNRKLHKLLIKNSECNNLSIQVYTKSGQSSILPLPLPKCNIENHKVGIDFAIGDNFGRIHAGTVTCTITLSNYGGNEQKSYITHPFKLSNDPNDPQNNMSLLRPSKSVYKKQVKYFLLEEPALTFDTNSEIVTLKKVQTEETKFPDIVITEQPAFSLLNISFRNLFQVKHPLESSSGTRRHQAVGKTVLSVTILRGIEVPIREESALVQPFVEVEWGNTIHRTCIAEGPAPIWQQTMYFELPRQNEEHCIKFRLYDQHPVWGQQWLGEARIPLEHNRNYQELERWIVLSPLFSPSLLFGYIQASPGQSCTRIYVLIKMEHPSTVKSIESNTINTLLKGIQRCLVTPYKINGVESPKDAARLTMLLPSLPNHYGPITPRQTLNMRKVDHYGRAALLAVLLQGLDLQTYVLLGSSQISKWTSFVLSISENGIYTLWDAEVGNYYKLDDSHCPLMKVSRLINHSGIWENLQKSILPHNLKYDVKLTKEWRSVDGNTSVKSDHVVQILELNITDEELTQIKKTAMDIEQSLKDKIAHWRSTIDLTTIFNRHAIAILRNFMSKIEPSSEVQLDKKELKQLYRAYHVHGFILNQRECRIDDLSEHLRATKIYEVNGPIEFAVVCQMQPFIGKISSIWLAVIILRSRE; translated from the exons atgtcgAATGAGGATATCGATTTCATCAAAGGATATGTACGATTTAATGAACAAGAatttaagaaagaagaaaatttaaGTCTTTGTTATGCATATCCTATTATAGACGAAGTTTCAGATGTTAATGTTCTTACTAATGATATCAAAAATCCACGAAAATTAAATGAAGAAGATACATTAGTTGAAGATGGATTGTATGCTTCTGATAATCCACTCGTTTATAACGATATTGAACTTtccgaatttaataatataaaagtattagAATACGATTCAAAACATAAATTTTCTGGTAAATTGCTAGAAATTGTAATTCGCGAAGTAAATATTAATACTTTGACTGATCAAGTAGATTCTATTGAAATTACATCTGTCTGCTTGTTATTCAAGAAAAAAGTTATTTGTAAAGCAAATAGTCCTTTTAATAGAAAGTTACATAAATTATTGATTAAGAATTCTGAATGCAATAATCTTTCGATACAAGTATATACTAAAAGTGGTCAATCCAGCATATTACCATTACCACTACCAAAATGTAATATTGAAAATCATAAAGTAGGAATAGATTTTGCAATAGGTGATAACTTTGGTAGAATACATGCTGGAACAGTAACATGTACAATTACTTTAAGTAACTATGGTGGAAATGAACAGAAGTCATATATAACTCATCCTTTTAAATTAAGTAATGATCCAAATGATCCACAAAATAATATGTCTTTATTGAGGCCATCAAAAAGTGTTTACAAAAAGCAAGTGAAATATTTCTTACTGGAAGAACCAGCATTAACTTTTGATACAAATTCAGAAATTGTCACTCTTAAGAAAGTTCAAACAGAAGAAACAAAGTTTCCAGATATAGTCATAACGGAGCAACCTGCATTTTCATTACTGAATATATCATTTAGAAACTTATTCCAAGTTAAACATCCATTAGAATCATCATCTGGTACCCGCAGACATCAAGCAGTAGGAAAGACAGTTTTGAGTGTTACTATTTTACGTGGTATAGAAGTACCAATCAGAGAAGAGTCTGCATTAGTTCAACCATTTGTAGAGGTTGAATGGGGTAATACGATACACAGAACATGTATAGCAGAAGGTCCAGCACCGATATGGCAACAAACAATGTACTTTGAATTACCAAGACAAAATGAAGAACATTGTATAAAGTTTCGATTATATGATCAACATCCTGTTTGGGGTCAGCAATGGCTGGGTGAAGCTAGAATTCCACTTGAACATAACAGAAATTATCAAGAGCTTGAACGATGGATTGTATTATCTCCTTTGTTTAGTCCAAGTTTATTATTTGGATATATACAAGCTAGTCCTGGTCAATCATGTACTCGAATTTATGTTCTGATTAAAATGGAGCACCCAAGTACTGTAAAGTCAATTGAAAGTAATACTATAAATACATTATTGAAAGGAATTCAACGATGCCTTGTTACACCATATAAAATTAATGGTGTGGAAAGTCCAAAAGATGCTGCAAGATTAACAATGCTCTTACCATCATTACCCAATCATTATGGACCAATTACACCACGTCAAACATTAAACATGAGGAAAGTAGATCACTATGGTAGAGCTGCTTTACTAGCAGTATTATTACAAGGTCTAGATTTACAAACATATGTTTTATTGG GTTCTTCTCAAATAAGTAAATGGACATCGTTTGTTCTAAGCATTAGCGAAAATGGAATATATACATTATGGGATGCAGAAGTTGGAAACtattataaattagatgatagtCATTGTCCTTTAATGAAAGTATCTCGTTTAATCAATCATTCTGGT ATATgggaaaatttgcaaaaatctATTCTACCTCATAATCTTAAGTATGACGTGAAATTAACTAAAGAATGGCGATCCGTTGATGGCAATACTTCAGTAAAAAGTGATCATGTTGTCCAAATATTGGAATTAAATATTACAGACGAAGAATTAACACAAATTAAAAAAACCGCCATGGATATCGAACAATCGTTAAAAGATAAAATAGCTCATTGGCGCAGTACAATTGATTTAACAACGATTTTTAATCGACATGCAATAGCGATTTTACGAAACTTTATGTCTAAGATAGAACCCTCTTCAGAGGTACAGTTAGACAAGAAAGAGTTGAAACAATTGTACAGAGCTTACCACGTTCATGGT